In Limibacter armeniacum, a single window of DNA contains:
- a CDS encoding deoxycytidylate deaminase has protein sequence MMMKKEREMAFHTAYMQCAEAIADLSRCERLKVGAIIVKDGNIISMGYNGTPKGFDNCCETEKMVENPETGKLDRVLVTKPEVLHAEANAITKAAKSTYATDNSTLYCTNSCCFDCAKLIVQAGVKVFCFKHAYRDLSGLELLEKAGVEVIQLP, from the coding sequence ATGATGATGAAAAAGGAAAGAGAAATGGCCTTCCACACTGCTTATATGCAATGTGCAGAGGCAATTGCAGACTTGAGTAGGTGTGAGCGGCTTAAAGTGGGGGCAATCATTGTTAAGGATGGAAACATAATTTCTATGGGGTATAATGGAACCCCTAAAGGTTTCGACAACTGTTGTGAAACTGAAAAGATGGTTGAAAACCCTGAGACAGGGAAGTTGGACAGAGTGCTGGTCACCAAACCGGAAGTACTCCATGCTGAGGCAAATGCCATTACTAAGGCTGCAAAGTCAACTTATGCTACAGATAACTCTACATTGTACTGTACCAATAGCTGTTGTTTTGATTGTGCGAAGCTGATCGTGCAGGCGGGGGTCAAAGTCTTTTGCTTCAAGCATGCTTACAGAGACCTTTCGGGATTAGAGCTGCTGGAAAAAGCAGGAGTGGAAGTTATCCAATTGCCATAA
- a CDS encoding cytochrome c oxidase subunit II — MTALLVITGTILTIAVLALVYRIITLVGIAKGDSEQKVGTSNKINAILFPILFFLGFGGIFWYSGIAQEYFLPEAASIHGKETDQLFWVTMGVVFAAFMITHILLFFFPFIYQYNEKRPAHFYPHNDKLEIIWTIVPALVMTGLVLSGWSLWSEITSPASDDAVKVELMGKQFAWEIRYPGKDQDLGRYSVKNVDATNSMGIDFNDKSSYDDFTAREIYLPKGKEVELNIRALDVLHSVFMPHFRVKMDAVPGMPTRFKFTPTTTTKEMREKLNNPKFNFELACTEVCGYGHFGMRKVIVVVEPEEYEVWVASQTPWSEKNADYVSEWKAKKAEKAAVAKN; from the coding sequence ATGACAGCTTTATTAGTAATTACCGGTACGATTCTAACAATTGCGGTACTCGCTTTGGTGTATCGTATCATTACATTGGTAGGAATCGCCAAGGGGGATTCGGAGCAAAAGGTCGGGACCAGCAACAAGATCAACGCGATCCTGTTCCCTATTCTTTTCTTTTTAGGTTTTGGGGGCATTTTCTGGTATTCCGGTATTGCTCAAGAATACTTCCTTCCTGAGGCAGCTTCTATTCATGGCAAAGAAACAGACCAACTTTTTTGGGTAACAATGGGTGTAGTATTCGCTGCATTTATGATTACACACATCCTGTTGTTCTTCTTCCCATTTATTTATCAGTACAATGAAAAAAGACCAGCACACTTTTATCCACACAACGATAAGCTGGAAATCATCTGGACAATCGTTCCTGCGCTAGTAATGACAGGACTTGTATTGTCAGGATGGAGTCTTTGGTCAGAAATTACTTCACCTGCTTCTGACGATGCAGTGAAAGTAGAACTGATGGGTAAGCAGTTTGCTTGGGAGATCAGATACCCTGGTAAAGATCAGGATCTGGGAAGGTACAGCGTGAAAAACGTTGACGCGACAAACTCAATGGGTATTGATTTCAATGACAAAAGCAGCTACGATGACTTCACTGCAAGAGAAATCTATCTTCCTAAGGGTAAAGAAGTAGAATTGAACATCAGAGCTTTGGACGTGCTTCACTCTGTATTCATGCCACACTTCAGAGTAAAAATGGATGCCGTTCCTGGTATGCCAACTAGATTCAAATTCACTCCTACTACGACTACAAAGGAGATGAGAGAGAAACTGAACAACCCTAAATTCAACTTTGAACTTGCTTGTACTGAGGTATGTGGTTACGGTCACTTCGGTATGAGAAAAGTAATCGTGGTTGTAGAGCCAGAAGAATATGAAGTATGGGTTGCTTCTCAGACACCTTGGTCTGAGAAAAATGCAGACTACGTAAGTGAGTGGAAAGCCAAGAAAGCTGAGAAAGCAGCTGTGGCTAAGAACTAA
- a CDS encoding cytochrome c oxidase subunit I, protein MSSVALDIENTKPEAHHDEHEHHGNFWTKYIFSTDHKVIAKQYLFSGIFWALIGGSLSLLFRIQLGFPDADLSWLKPFLGHWINDAGKLDTNFYLAAVTMHGTIMVFFVLTAGLSGTFSNYLIPLQVGARDMASGFMNALSYWFFFIASVIMLISLFLETGPAAGGWVIYPPLSALPQASQGSGDGMTLWLASMAIFIASQLLGGINYISTVINMRTAGMSFSKLPLTIWSFFITAVIGTLSFPVLFSAALLLIFDRSFGTSFFLSDIYIQGEMLHNTGGSPILFQHLFWFLGHPEVYIVLLPALGLTSEVIATNARKPIFGYRAMIGSMLGIAFLSFIVWAHHMFVSGMNPFLGSVFMFLTLIIAVPSAVKAFNYITTLWKGNIRFTPAMLFSIGLVSLFISGGVTGIILGNSALDIQLHDTYFVVAHFHLVMGSASFFGMLAGVYHWFPKMFGRMMNDKLGYVHFWLSFVGAYMVFFPMHYIGIAGFPRRYYSYTNFDFTQSFTDLSAIISVAAIITVSAQLLFLFNFFYSIFKGKLAPKNPWGANSLEWTTPRVPGHGNWPGAIPVVYRWPYDYSKPGSDKDGFGDHIPQHIPFSQTPESNLEGEKDLIALEPELKKLGEEIYKNEDFH, encoded by the coding sequence ATGTCATCTGTAGCTTTAGATATTGAAAACACAAAGCCGGAAGCTCATCACGACGAGCATGAGCACCACGGCAACTTCTGGACGAAATACATTTTCTCCACAGACCACAAGGTGATTGCTAAGCAATACCTGTTCTCAGGTATTTTCTGGGCATTGATCGGTGGTTCATTGTCTCTTTTGTTCCGTATTCAGTTAGGTTTTCCTGATGCTGACCTTTCTTGGTTGAAGCCGTTCTTAGGTCACTGGATCAACGATGCTGGTAAACTGGATACAAACTTCTATTTGGCAGCTGTTACAATGCACGGTACTATCATGGTATTCTTTGTATTGACAGCAGGTTTGAGTGGTACTTTCTCAAACTACCTTATTCCTTTGCAAGTAGGAGCTAGAGATATGGCTTCAGGTTTTATGAACGCCCTTTCTTACTGGTTCTTCTTTATTGCATCAGTAATCATGTTGATCTCTCTGTTCTTGGAGACTGGTCCTGCTGCTGGTGGTTGGGTAATCTACCCTCCATTGTCTGCACTTCCTCAGGCTTCTCAAGGTTCAGGAGATGGTATGACACTTTGGTTGGCTTCAATGGCAATCTTTATTGCATCTCAGTTGTTGGGTGGTATCAACTACATTTCAACTGTGATCAATATGAGAACGGCAGGTATGTCATTCTCTAAACTGCCTCTGACAATCTGGTCATTCTTCATTACTGCGGTTATCGGTACACTGTCATTCCCTGTACTGTTCTCAGCAGCACTGTTGCTGATCTTTGACAGAAGCTTCGGTACTTCATTCTTCCTTTCGGATATCTATATCCAAGGTGAAATGCTTCACAACACAGGTGGTAGCCCAATCCTGTTCCAGCACTTGTTCTGGTTCCTGGGTCACCCTGAGGTATATATCGTACTGTTGCCAGCACTTGGTCTGACTTCAGAGGTAATCGCAACGAACGCTCGTAAGCCTATCTTCGGTTACAGAGCGATGATCGGTTCAATGTTGGGTATTGCATTCCTATCGTTTATCGTATGGGCGCACCACATGTTCGTTTCAGGTATGAACCCATTCCTAGGTTCAGTATTTATGTTCCTGACTCTGATTATTGCGGTACCTTCAGCGGTAAAAGCATTTAACTATATTACAACGCTTTGGAAAGGTAACATCAGATTTACTCCAGCGATGTTGTTCTCTATCGGTTTGGTATCATTGTTTATCTCTGGTGGTGTAACAGGTATCATCCTTGGTAACTCTGCATTGGATATCCAGCTGCACGATACTTACTTCGTAGTAGCTCACTTCCACCTTGTAATGGGTTCTGCATCATTCTTCGGTATGTTGGCAGGTGTATACCACTGGTTCCCTAAGATGTTCGGACGTATGATGAACGACAAGTTGGGTTATGTACACTTCTGGTTGTCATTCGTAGGTGCTTACATGGTATTCTTCCCAATGCACTACATTGGTATTGCAGGATTCCCAAGAAGATACTACTCTTACACGAACTTCGACTTTACGCAGTCTTTCACTGACTTGAGCGCTATTATTTCAGTAGCAGCAATCATTACAGTGAGTGCACAGTTGTTGTTCCTGTTCAACTTCTTCTACAGTATATTCAAAGGTAAATTGGCTCCTAAGAACCCTTGGGGTGCTAACTCACTGGAGTGGACAACTCCAAGAGTTCCCGGTCACGGTAACTGGCCAGGTGCTATCCCAGTGGTTTACAGATGGCCTTACGACTACTCTAAGCCGGGTAGTGACAAGGACGGTTTTGGTGACCACATTCCTCAGCACATTCCTTTCTCTCAAACTCCTGAGTCTAACTTGGAAGGTGAGAAAGACCTGATCGCTTTGGAGCCTGAGCTGAAGAAGCTTGGAGAAGAGATTTACAAGAATGAAGACTTTCACTAA